A single region of the bacterium genome encodes:
- a CDS encoding (2Fe-2S)-binding protein translates to MPRVHLPQKKRSIEIDSGTTLFQALRANDIPIASSCQGDAVCGRCAIEIVNGIENVSPIEPDEVRMAERLKWRIDDPKCRIRAACQVRVLQNEITVRTTYW, encoded by the coding sequence GTGCCACGGGTTCATCTACCACAAAAAAAACGAAGCATCGAGATTGATAGCGGAACAACCCTCTTTCAAGCTCTCAGAGCTAACGACATTCCAATCGCCAGCTCGTGTCAAGGCGATGCTGTCTGTGGTCGTTGCGCCATCGAAATTGTGAACGGTATAGAGAATGTATCACCCATCGAGCCCGACGAGGTTCGGATGGCAGAACGATTGAAATGGCGCATTGACGATCCAAAGTGTCGAATACGTGCCGCTTGCCAGGTCCGCGTCCTACAAAACGAGATTACTGTTCGAACAACCTATTGGTAA